Proteins from a single region of Hordeum vulgare subsp. vulgare chromosome 6H, MorexV3_pseudomolecules_assembly, whole genome shotgun sequence:
- the LOC123401978 gene encoding pentatricopeptide repeat-containing protein At4g01990, mitochondrial-like produces MLRRAVAAAARRRISVAPARLAHELAQPQAQSAGPERRGLEPAWVPLYKRISKVSQGKPPGTVAAEMDEWLRQRRRPSQLQVLAYVRELTRFKKNESALELLDWMESRGANLSPGHQAMRLDLISKVHGIQAAEEYFWSIPDISKSVKTYSCLLNCYGKHRLAYKGLEFYEKMKAKSIVPDKLVYNYLMILYQKAGQPEKILSTFEEMRESGISADKFAYFTLIESYITMNDLDAAEKVLAELQKVAPVHWSLYTLMANNYIKLKLFGKAEVAIKKAEEGMDKADLRSWYALLSLHAHCGNSTEVKRVWKSLKSTFKKCLNRSYLVMLQALSMIDDFESLQQIFQEWQSSHEHYDKRIANVVIKAYLDKGMIDEAEAIRQSTMAQGHWHEGMVCIFAEFYLDKSDVNAALEILRDAKNMVMARKWVPSKELVSRFLKHYEESNDASGAESFLECLKKLECLDLDAFEAAKQTYVVAGRASDDEIAKKSF; encoded by the exons ATGCTGCGCAGGGCGGTCgccgcggcggcgcggcggcgcatCTCCGTTGCCCCGGCGAGGCTCGCGCACGAGCTCGCGCAGCCGCAGGCCCAGTCGGCTGGCCCCGAGCGGCGCGGCCTTGAGCCGGCGTGGGTCCCgctctacaagaggatctcgaaggTGTCCCAGGGCAAGCCGCCGGGGACAGTGGCGGCGGAGATGGACGAATGGCTCCGCCAGAGGCGCCGGCCCTCGCAGCTCCAGGTTCTCGCGTACGTCCGCGAACTAACGAGGTTCAAGAAGAACGAGAGCGCGCTCGAG TTGCTGGACTGGATGGAATCTCGTGGAGCAAACTTGAGTCCTGGCCATCAGGCAATGCGGCTTGACCTCATTTCAAAAGTACATGGGATACAGGCAGCTGAAGAATATTTCTGGAGCATTCCAGATATATCAAAGTCAGTGAAAACTTATTCCTGTTTGCTTAACTGCTATGGTAAACACAGATTAGCATACAAAGGTCTGGAGTTCTATGAGAAGATGAAGGCCAAAAGCATTGTTCCAGATAAACTGGTGTACAACTACTTGATGATTTTGTACCAAAAGGCAGGCCAGCCGGAGAAAATTCTCTCCACATTTGAGGAAATGCGAGAAAGTGGGATAAGTGCTGATAAGTTTGCATACTTCACCTTGATAGAAAGCTATATCACAATGAATGACCTGGACGCCGCGGAGAAGGTCCTGGCAGAATTGCAGAAGGTGGCTCCAGTTCACTGGTCCTTGTACACTCTGATGGCAAACAATTACATTAAACTAAAGCTGTTTGGCAAGGCAGAAGTTGCCATAAAGAAAGCTGAGGAAGGTATGGACAAGGCTGACTTGCGCTCCTGGTATGCCCTCCTCTCCTTACATGCCCATTGTGGCAATTCAACTGAGGTGAAGAGGGTCTGGAAGTCTTTGAAATCCACATTCAAGAAATGCTTgaacagaagctatcttgtgatgCTTCAAGCTCTGAGTATGATTGATGACTTTGAGTCTTTGCAGCAAATCTTTCAGGAGTGGCAATCGAGTCATGAACATTATGACAAGAGGATAGCAAATGTTGTGATCAAGGCTTACCTTGATAAGGGTATGATAGACGAAGCTGAGGCTATCCGTCAGAGCACAATGGCTCAGGGTCATTGGCATGAGGGGATGGTTTGCATATTTGCAGAGTTCTATCTGGATAAATCTGATGTTAACGCGGCACTGGAGATCTTGAGAGATGCAAAGAACATGGTGATGGCACGCAAATGGGTGCCATCGAAAGAGCTTGTGAGCAGATTTCTGAAGCACTATGAAGAGTCAAATGATGCTTCTGGTGCGGAGTCTTTCCTCGAGTGCCTGAAGAAGCTTGAGTGCCTTGATCTGGACGCTTTTGAGGCTGCGAAGCAGACCTATGTGGTTGCAGGTAGAGCCTCAGACGATGAAATTGCTAAAAAGTCTTTCTGA